The stretch of DNA GCCGGATTCCGACGCCTGCACCAGGTTGCGAGACGGCCTCTCTGTCCATCCTGACATTCGAGTAAACGGCGATGATGTTCGACTGTTTTCTTGTTGACAGTTGCGCGCCAGAGTCTTAAGGTGTGCTTACGACCGTCTACAGGAGTGAGCGATGACGCAACCTAAATCCGAAGTATTGCAGGGCACTCTCGACCTCCTCGTGCTCAAGACCTTGGAAACCATAGGACCTATGCACGGCTGGGGCGTATCGCGTCGAATCCAGCAGGTGTCCGACAATGCCCTTCAGTTGACCCAGGGCACAATCTACCCGGCACTCCTGCGCCTGGAGCAACGCGGCTGGATTGACGCGGAGTGGGGCATATCGGACCAGAATCGCAGGGCGCGATTCTATTCCATCACCAAGGCAGGCCGCAAACAGCTCCGCGAGGAAACGGAGAGCTGGGAACGCATGATGGCGATCATAAACCGGGTGCTTGAAGGCGCGTAGTAGGAGGAATTGATGCTGGCATCGATTCGAGCATTTCTCTGGCGGATCGTGCATTTCAACCGCCGGACGAAGTCGGAGGCCACTCTTGACGGCGAGCTGGAGTTTCATCTGCAAATGGAGATTGAGCAGAATTTCCGTCAGGGCATGAATCACGAAGAAGCCCGGCGACAAGCGCTTATCGCGTTGGGCGGGCTGGAGCAAACCATGGAAGAATGCCGAGATGTCCTGGCAGTCCGCCTGTTGCGCGATCTCGTGCAGGACCTGAGTTACGGGTTGCGCCAACTCCGCCACGCCCCAGGCTTTGCGGCTGTCGCTGTCATTACGCTTGCCCTCGGCATCGGGGCGAACACGGCCATCTTCACGGCTGTCAACGCAGTACTCCTGCGACCGCTGCCTTTTGGGAACGCAGACCGCATGATCACCATTTGGGAAAAGAACCTGAGCGCGGAAGGGGCCAAGTTTCGCTCGCTCCAACCCGACCACAAGGAGCTAATTTCCACCTCTGTTCCAGTGCTGAGAGAATGGCAGGCGCAAACAGACCTGTTTGAGGATGTGGGCGCTTACAGCTCCTTCCCGGCGCGCGTAGTGCTGACGGGAGGCGGCGAGCCGGAAGAAATTGTTGCGGGCCGGGTCACGGCGAATTTCTTTTCGACGCTTGGCGTTGCGCCGGAGCTCGGTCGCGGATTTCTGCCCGGCGAGGATCGGCTGGGAAGGACCAATGTCGTGGTTTTGAGCCACTCTCTTTGGCAGCGGCGGCTTGGAGCCGACCGAACGATTTGCGGCAGGCCTATCATGTTGAATGGCGCGGTTTCTACCGTAGCTGGAGTCATGCCACCCTCGTTCCCACCGATGGCGGGTGAGGAGGCATGGGTGCCAGACCCAATTGACTCGCAGTCTTACGATGGTTTCCGCGGCTCTCGCAACATGGAGGTGATTGCGCGGCTGAAACCCGGCGTGAGCGTTGCGCAGGCCCAGGCCGTATTGACGGCCGGCGCCGAAGTTCGCGCTCGTCTCTTCCCAGAGTCGAGCAAGAATTATGCCACTGTCATAGTGCCGCTGCGCGAGTACCTAGTCGGCGACATGCGCGGGAGGCTGGTGCTATTGTCTGCGGCTACGTTGTTTGTCATTCTGATTGCCTGCGCGAACGTCGCCAACATGCTGCTGGCGCGAGGTACGGTGCACCGGCGGGAGATGGCGCTACGCGCTGCCCTGGGCGCTGGCTGCGGGCGTCTGGTCCGGCAAGCCATTGCCGAAACCATGCTGCTGGCGTTGTTAGGCGGCGCAGCCGGGCTCGGTATCGGCCTGTGGGCAGTAAGTTGGCTGGCGGGCATGGGTGGAGCGAACGTCAGCGAACTCGGGAACCTCCGCGCCGACTGGCGCGTGTTCTGCTTCGCATTGGCCGCATCCGTTGTGGTAGGCCTGCTTACGGCGCTCGTGCCGGCATTGCAGGCCTCGAAGGCGGACGTGAACCAAGGATTGAAGGAATCCGCCGGCGCTCAGGGCGGGCGCGCCGCAGCCCGTCGACTGAGCGGCCTGTTGGTGGTTGCAGAAGTTGCATGCGCGCTGATTCTGCTGGCCGGCACCGGCCTCATGGTGAACACACTTGCCCACCTCGCGGATGTAAGCCTCGGATTTTCCTCGCAAAATCTTCTGACACTGCGCCTGACGTTGCCGCCGTACAAGTACTCAATCGCCGGGAAGAGCTGGAACAATGCAAGGGCGCGCGCCTTTCTTGCTGGCGCCCTCGCGCAGATAAAGGCAGTCCCAGGAGTGCGCGAGGCGGGCGCCGTTTATCCGCTTCCATTCAGTAAAAGTCAGGAGGGTACGGGTGTTTCCGCTGAAGGCAGCCCGGAAGGCTCGGACCTGCCGACTCACTATCGCATCGGAACCCCTGATTATTTCCGGGCGATGAAGATCCCGCTCGTTCGCGGACGCATATTCACCGATCACGACACGGCCGATATGCCGCCGGTTGTCGTCATCAATGAGACATTGGCGCGACAGCTTTGGCCGAACCAGGACCCGATCGGGAAGCGGGTGCAGTTGAAGAACAAGTTACAGGAAGTTGTGGGCGTGGTCGGCGACGTGCGGCACCTGCGGCCCGACTTGCCATCGGGCGCGGAGAGCTACGTGCCACGGGCGCAGACAGGCGGCTATAGCACTATGTTCGTTGCCGTGCGGACGGCGGGCGATCCTACTCGTGCAGCGGAAGCTGTGCGAGCAGCGATTTGGGCCGTCGACAAGGACCAACCAGTGCAGGACATGAAAACCATGGACGAGCGTCTGAGCGGCTTTGCCGCCTTAAGACGCATCTATACGCTCCTGCTTGGGATTTTTGCGGGGATCGCGGTCGCGCTTTCCGCCGTCGGCATTTATGGCGTCATCAGCTACTCGGTGTCTCAGCGACAAAATGAAATCGGTATTCGCATGGCGCTCGGTGCGAAGCCCGGCGAGGTGATGCGCATGGTGCTCCGGCAGGGACTGCTGCTGGTGGCCATCGGTGTGTTGCTCGGAATCGCTGGCGCTTTGGCGACGAATCGTGCGCTTTCGAACATGCTTTACGGCGTCCGTCCGACGGACCCGCTCACGTTATTAGCAGTTTCGCTTGTCTTGGCCGCCGTGGCCCTGGCTGCCTGCTTCCTCCCCGCGCACCGTGCCACCCGCATCGATCCATTGCTAGCGCTGCGCAAGGAATAAGTGCTGAGCTTATGATGCCAGGAAGAATGAAGGTAGGAGCGCGTGAGGCCGGTCACAAATCAGTCCTTGCAGGATCGTAGGAGGCGGTGATGCTGTCGTCGATTCGTGCCTTTGTGTGGCGTGTGATTCACCTCGCGCGTCGTTCAGGATCGGGATCCCCATTCGAGAAGGAGTTGGAATTCCATCTGGAGATGGAGATCGAAGAAAACCTGCGTCGTGGCATGAGCCGCGAAGAAGCGCGGAGGCAGGCTCTTATCTCGCTTGGCGGCCTTGACCAGACGAGGGAGGCGTGCCGCGAAACACGCGCGATCCGGTGGCTTGATGAATCTCTTAATAACCTGCGTTACAGCCTTCGCAGTTTGCGCCATACCCCTGTGTTCACAGGTGCTGCCGTCATCACACTGGCGCTCGGAATCGGCGCACTCACGTCGGTGTTCAGTCTGTTCAATTCTGCGCTCCTGCGACCGCTTCCCTATGAGGGTCAGAATCGGTTGCTTTCAATCAGGTATTCAGGCCTCCCCTATTCACCGTTCCCGGGAGGTGAAACTGTCATTCATTCACCCAGCCCCATTTCCATGTCTTATTCCCAATATCGGGCAGTGAGAGAAAGGAACTCTGCATTCGCCGATGTCAGCCTGTATCAGATCAGACAGGCGGAGATCCGGACGGGGGAGCCGAGAGAGAAATTCAACCTGGCAGCCGTCACAGCAAACATGTTTCAGGCGCTTAGGACTCAGCCTCTCCGCGGTCGGGTCTTTACCGCAGAGGAAGATCGACCAGGAGGCCCGTGCCTAGCGGTGATCAAGGCCTCATTCTGGCGTAACATGTTAGGCGGACAGGAAGACATCCTGGGGAAGCAGATAGTGATTAATGGCACTTTCTACACGGTTATTGGGATTCTGCCGGCTTCGTACAACATCCCCTCTAATGATATCGAGGTGTGGACCCCGTTACTTGTAGACAATGGAAATGTCATCGGCACAAATCGCCCGATGGGTGCGCTGATGGCAACCTTGAAGCCAGGCGTCAACCTCTTGCAGGCCGAGGAGAATCTCCGATCCATCATCGGCAACCTAAATAAGGATTACAAAACATTCTTTCGTGCTTCACCTCTCGAGCCGCCCACACTCATGTACTACCGTGACTACCTCATTGGGAACTATCGACCGGCATTCCCAATATTGTTGATCGCAGGCGCTTTTGTGATGGCGATAGCGTGCGCGAATGTAGCGAATCTCTTTCTCATCCAGGCGGAGAGGCGGCGGAGAGAGCGGGCACTGCGGGTTGTTCTTGGCGCGGGCAAGGGTAGGTTGCTGGGTCAAAGCCTAACAGAGGCTCTGTTGATTTCTGGGGCCGGGAGTGCCTTGGGAATCGCCTTGGCTTGGTGGAGTTTGGAATATATGAGGTTGCTGGCGCGGCAGGTTATACCACGGTTGAATGAAGCGGCCATTGGATTGGAGGGGGTCGGTTTTGCAGTTGCGATATCCGTGGCAGCGTCCGTGGTGGTAGGGGCAGTACCGGCAATGAAATCGGATGCTTTGTTGGTGAACGATCTGAATGCCACGCCGACAGTATCGAGCCAGAGCCGTAGCCGGGTTCGCGGTTTCTTGGTGATATTGGAATTTGCCCTGGCGCTGGTACTGTCATTCGGGGCAGGATTGATGATTCGTAGCCTTCATAACCTGCTCAATGTCGGATTGGGATTCAATCCTGACCACGTGTTGACCTTCTCTCTCAACCTGTCGCGCAGCCAATATCCTACAGGCCGAGCAGTTGAGTTTTATGATCGTTTGGAGCAACGGCTTGCCAATTTACCCGGTGTCCGGGCTGCAGGAATGACGAACTACCTTCCATTGGCCAATTCCGTCATATCCAACGAAATTCGATCCGAGCAGATGGCAACGAGACCATCAGTGGCGACGGTGCGTTATGTCGTTTCGCCAGGCTATTTCAATGCGATGGGCATTCCAATTTTGAGAGGACGTTGTTTTTCAGAACTCGACCTCAGTCAAAAAGAACAAGTCGTCATCATCGATGAGAATCTAGCGAGGAAGTTCTGGCCCAACGAAGAGGCGCTTGGAAAGAGATTGTTTGTCGACCCAACTCAAGCTGGTGTTCCGATGAATTCGGAGCAATCGCCGCCGCCGGAGGCCATTCCGCTGACTGTTGTCGGAGTCGCGCAAAGTGTCAGGAAATATGGTTTCCGAACCAGTGCTCCGCGAAGAGAAGACGAGGAAATAGGAGAGTATTATCGGCCGTCCGGAGCATTCGATGGTGCAGTCAATCTCGTTTTTGTGGGAACGTCCTTTGCGGTTCGGACGCAAAGCGATCCCACCAAATTGATAGATGCGGTCCGGCGCGAGGTGATGGCTCTGGACAAGAATCTGACTCCGACTCAATTCACCACTATGGAGAATCGCTGGCTCGATTTTTCAGCGGAGACCCGATTCTACACGATCATCTTGAATGCTTTCGGCTTGAGTGCGTTGCTCTTGGCTGCGGTGGGTATTTATGGGATCGTCGCCTATTCCATCTCCCAACGCACGCATGAGTTTGGAGTGCGCATGGCTTTGGGAGCTGAAGCGCATCAAATCTTCCGGTTGGTTGCCGGGGAGGGTATGAGGTGGGTCGTGGTGGGAGTCGCAGTCGGCTCCTTTGGCGCATTGGCATTGAGCCGATACCTCAGTTCAATGTTGTTCGAGGTAAGCAGCAGCGATGCTCTTACATTCGGAACCTCAGTCTTGCTTTTGGCAGGGGTTGCATTCTTCGCGTGCTATAAACCAGCGCGTCGAGCAACCAAACTCGATCCTTGGACGGTTCTGCGCATAGACTGAGGGACAGTCTACTTGGAAGCAGGGTTTGGCACACAGAGGAGAGACGCAATGACTCCGATGATCGATATCTGTTTGTTTGTCTTTCTTCTTCAGACTCCAGATGCTGGTGTTTCCAGGATCGATGACAAGGAGATGCAACAGAGGATCGTCAAGACTGTTGACTGCTTCATTTCTGAGGAAGAGGTCAAAAAGGCACTATTGGAAAAGAAAGGAGAAAACAATTTTACGAGGAGCGTATCGATCGAAGTGGTTGTGGACAAAGCTGGGAAGGTCGAATCTGCAAAACTTGTCAGAGGCAATCCGATACAGGAGAAGGCCGCGATCGAATGCGTGAAACAATGGGTGTTTCGGGCTGTGGGGCAGAGATACAAAGGCAATGTCATCGTGATCTTCAAGCCAAAGGTTAGTAAAGCGACGTCGATCCACTTCGACCTTCAGCCCAGGTTGACTTTGCACGGCGCTAGGGACGGTCTGGCGAACATGCGGATAAGGCCACAATCGCCTGTGTCCCCATCTTGACAGTCACTGTACCGAGGACAGGTGTGTCCCCCTTTTTTGATGTTTCACCTCGGTCAACAACCGGAAGGCGCGGTTTTATGCCATCACCAAGGCCGACCGCAAAAGGCTCCGAGATGAAACAGAGAGCTGGGAGAGCATGATGGCGATTATCAATCGTGTCCTGGAAGGCGCATAGTCGGGGGAATCCATGCTGGCATCGATTCGAGCATTAATGTGGCGGATCTCGCATCTCCACCGTCGGACGAAATCAGAGGCCACTCTTGACGGCGAACTGAAGTTCCACCTGCAGATGGAGATTGAAGAAAATCTGCGTCAGGGCATGAGTCCCGAAGAAGCCCGGCGACAAGCGCTTATCGCTTTGGGCGGGCTGGAGCAGACGAGGGAGGCGTGTCGTCAAGCGTGCGGAATCAGATGGGCCACAGAACTCTGGCAAGACCTGCGTTACGGATCGCGCATGATGCTCAACAATCCGGGATTTAACACCGTTGCCATCCTGACCCTGGCCCTAGGCATCGGCGCAAATACGGCCATTTTCACCGTGGTGAACACCTTGCTGCTCAGGCCGTTGCCGTACCACGATCCAGACCGGCTTGTTTGGGTGACGGAAAACGAATCTCTACCCAAGAGTGAAATGATCCCCGGCCCGCACTTTTTTGAGTGGCGCGCACGAAGTAAGGCGCTGGAGCAAATCGCGGCTTTTGGCGGCGGAACCGTAACACTATCGGGCGCAGGTGACTCTGAAAGACTGGATTGCGGGAAGGTTACGGCTTCGTTCTTCGAAACTTTGGGCGTTCAGCCTCTGGCCGGCCGTTTCTTTGCCGCAGAGGAAGATCTTCCGGACCGCAATCGGGTCGTAGTCATAAGTCGCGGCCTGTGGCAGCGTCGTTTCAACTCGGATGCCAACATTGTCGGCAGGACTATCCGGCTTGATGACGATAGTTATCAGATTGTCGGCGTGCTGCCGGGTGATTTTCGCTTTTCGACTCCCTTCGAGCTGTGGAGTCCCCTTGCGCTCGATCCGCAGGACGAGGGCCCCAAGCATGGGATTCATTCCCTGAGCGTGATTGCCCGCCTTCGACCTGGAGTCACGGAACAGCTGGCACAACGGGAATTGGAAGCCATTCGCAGCCATTTCGAAAAGATCACCCAGTGGGGCATTCATTTCTCCGGCGAGGTGCGGGTGATTTCACTGCACGAAAAACTAGTAAAAAACGTGCGGCGTCTGGCTTTGTTGCTCTGGGGTGCCGTCGGTCTGATTATGCTCATTGCGTGCGCCAATGTGACAAACCTACTGCTGTCTCATGCAGCGGTGAGAGAGAAAGAACTGGCCGTTCGCGCAGCGCTGGGCGCCGGCAGGCTGAGGCTGGTGCGACAAATGCTCACGGAGAGCAGCCTTCTTTCTTGCTGTGGAGGAGCTTGCGGGCTGTTAATAGCTTATGCGCTGGTCAGAGTCCTTGCAGCGGTCGCCGCCCTTCCGATGTTCGGGGAGATTTCGCGTCTGGTCGTCATTGCAGTAGATTCGAGGTCGCTGTGCTTTACGCTTCTGATATCAGTGCTCACAGGGTTGCTGATCAGCGTGGTCCCTGCGCTTCAACTTTCACGTCCGGATTTGCAGCCATATCTCAACAAGGGCGGATGGCGGGGTGCCTGCAGTACGGGAATGATGCGCCAGGTTTTGATGTCCGTCGAGGTCGCAACAGCGGTAGTGTTGCTCCTTGTGGGCGGCCTGCTCATGCGGAGTTTTGTCAAGCTCCTCGACGTCAATCCGGGATTCAAGGTCGAAGGACTGCTGACGGCGCGCATTTCACTTCCGTATACACGATATCCCGATCGCGGCCGGCGGGCGCAGTTTCTTCAGCAGGTGTTGCAGCGCGTCTCGACCCTTCCAGGGGTCCAATCCGCCGGCACCACCAACCGCCTGCCGACGACCGCCTCACTTTTCGCCGGCTATTTGCATGTTGAAGGACGGCCAGTAACTACAGAACAACAGGCGACGCCTGTACCGATCGGCTTGGTCAGCCCCGGCTATTTCGCCACGATGGGAATTCCATTGCGCGCGGGGCGTGCTTTCACGGACTCTGATGACGCGAGCGCGCCCCGGGTCGTGATTCTGAGCGAGAGCCTGGCACAATGGCTTTTCGCGGCCGAAAATCCTATCGGCAAGCGCGTCTGGGTCCCGGGCCCCGGGAAGGGCACCCCCACTGTGGTCGGCGTCGTGGCGGATGTGCGGTCTCAAGGCCTGGACCGGGAGGTCAGGCCGGAAGTCTACGTACCTTATCTGCAGAATTCCATGTATGTGACGACTTTTGTGATTCGAACCAGAGTGAATCCGCTCAGCCTGGCTTCCGCGGTACGGAGTTTGATTCAGGCCGCCGATCCGGAGCTTCCCCTTTACGACGTGAGCACAATGGAACAGCGGCTGGCGGACTCCATTGCGCCGCATCGTCTGAATTTGTTGCTGCTTGGCGTCTTCGCGCTGCTGGCGCTGCTATTGGCAGCAATGGGAGTCTATGGCGTGATTTCTTACCTCGTCGCGCAGCGCACGCATGAGGTCGGCATTCGCGTTGCACTGGGAGCTCGCCCCGGCAATGTCATAAACATGTTTCTTTTGCAGGCTCTTGGCTGGATCATAATCGGCGTGGCGATCGGCACAGGCGTCGGATTGGCATTCGCACGGTTCATGTCGGCCCTGCTGTTCGAAGTGAGCCCGACCGATCCTGCAACGTTTGCAGGCTGCACGGGGCTTCTGACCGCCGTTGCTCTTCTGGCATGCTATCTTCCCGCGCGGCGAGCAGCACACCTGGACCCAATCAAGGCCCTGCGGTGCGAGTGAACTGAAACGACACGTCCCGGATTTCTTTCCTCTAAGAAAAATCGACGGTACATCCCGGTTTTACATCTAATTCCATTATTGAATGATATAAAGGCATGAAGTGTAAGCCGGCATGTCCGCTCCGTAGTAACCGAACCCGGTGGTCGAAATCACGGGCCGAGCAGTTTTGGCCAATGGGTTTGCCGCACCTACTACGATAACCATCGTCAATGCGAAGATCAAACGTATGCGTTTCAAAGGGGGCCTTCTCTCTCGAGAATCCTGGTCCAGCGACAAATCGCACTCATCTGTTATGAGGCGGCACTCATGGCAGGCGGGGTGGAATCGATCCTCGGATCGCCTCGATCCGCCAGCTGAATTCTTCGAGCAGCTTCTCGCTCCACCCTTCCTTTTCGAAGACCTTGCGGCCCTGCGGATCAAGGAACCAGGTAGTTGGGAAACCGCTGATTCCGGCCTTGCTCACGTAACCGTCATCTATCAGGACCGGAAACGTGTACTTCTTCTGGGCCATCCACGGCGGGACATCGTCCTGATTTGCGTCGTTATCGATGGTCAGGATCACGACATCGGGGTCCTTCGCGTATTTGTCAAAAAGCTTCTGGTACTCAGGCAACTCCGCAACGCACCAACCGCACCAGATGCCCCAGAAATTGACGACGACGATTTTGCCCTTCAGCCCCTCAAGTGAGATTCTCTTTCCGTCGAGTCCCTTGAGGTTGAAGGCGGGCACGGCGGTGGGC from Terriglobia bacterium encodes:
- a CDS encoding PadR family transcriptional regulator produces the protein MTQPKSEVLQGTLDLLVLKTLETIGPMHGWGVSRRIQQVSDNALQLTQGTIYPALLRLEQRGWIDAEWGISDQNRRARFYSITKAGRKQLREETESWERMMAIINRVLEGA
- a CDS encoding ABC transporter permease produces the protein MLASIRAFLWRIVHFNRRTKSEATLDGELEFHLQMEIEQNFRQGMNHEEARRQALIALGGLEQTMEECRDVLAVRLLRDLVQDLSYGLRQLRHAPGFAAVAVITLALGIGANTAIFTAVNAVLLRPLPFGNADRMITIWEKNLSAEGAKFRSLQPDHKELISTSVPVLREWQAQTDLFEDVGAYSSFPARVVLTGGGEPEEIVAGRVTANFFSTLGVAPELGRGFLPGEDRLGRTNVVVLSHSLWQRRLGADRTICGRPIMLNGAVSTVAGVMPPSFPPMAGEEAWVPDPIDSQSYDGFRGSRNMEVIARLKPGVSVAQAQAVLTAGAEVRARLFPESSKNYATVIVPLREYLVGDMRGRLVLLSAATLFVILIACANVANMLLARGTVHRREMALRAALGAGCGRLVRQAIAETMLLALLGGAAGLGIGLWAVSWLAGMGGANVSELGNLRADWRVFCFALAASVVVGLLTALVPALQASKADVNQGLKESAGAQGGRAAARRLSGLLVVAEVACALILLAGTGLMVNTLAHLADVSLGFSSQNLLTLRLTLPPYKYSIAGKSWNNARARAFLAGALAQIKAVPGVREAGAVYPLPFSKSQEGTGVSAEGSPEGSDLPTHYRIGTPDYFRAMKIPLVRGRIFTDHDTADMPPVVVINETLARQLWPNQDPIGKRVQLKNKLQEVVGVVGDVRHLRPDLPSGAESYVPRAQTGGYSTMFVAVRTAGDPTRAAEAVRAAIWAVDKDQPVQDMKTMDERLSGFAALRRIYTLLLGIFAGIAVALSAVGIYGVISYSVSQRQNEIGIRMALGAKPGEVMRMVLRQGLLLVAIGVLLGIAGALATNRALSNMLYGVRPTDPLTLLAVSLVLAAVALAACFLPAHRATRIDPLLALRKE
- a CDS encoding ABC transporter permease, whose product is MLSSIRAFVWRVIHLARRSGSGSPFEKELEFHLEMEIEENLRRGMSREEARRQALISLGGLDQTREACRETRAIRWLDESLNNLRYSLRSLRHTPVFTGAAVITLALGIGALTSVFSLFNSALLRPLPYEGQNRLLSIRYSGLPYSPFPGGETVIHSPSPISMSYSQYRAVRERNSAFADVSLYQIRQAEIRTGEPREKFNLAAVTANMFQALRTQPLRGRVFTAEEDRPGGPCLAVIKASFWRNMLGGQEDILGKQIVINGTFYTVIGILPASYNIPSNDIEVWTPLLVDNGNVIGTNRPMGALMATLKPGVNLLQAEENLRSIIGNLNKDYKTFFRASPLEPPTLMYYRDYLIGNYRPAFPILLIAGAFVMAIACANVANLFLIQAERRRRERALRVVLGAGKGRLLGQSLTEALLISGAGSALGIALAWWSLEYMRLLARQVIPRLNEAAIGLEGVGFAVAISVAASVVVGAVPAMKSDALLVNDLNATPTVSSQSRSRVRGFLVILEFALALVLSFGAGLMIRSLHNLLNVGLGFNPDHVLTFSLNLSRSQYPTGRAVEFYDRLEQRLANLPGVRAAGMTNYLPLANSVISNEIRSEQMATRPSVATVRYVVSPGYFNAMGIPILRGRCFSELDLSQKEQVVIIDENLARKFWPNEEALGKRLFVDPTQAGVPMNSEQSPPPEAIPLTVVGVAQSVRKYGFRTSAPRREDEEIGEYYRPSGAFDGAVNLVFVGTSFAVRTQSDPTKLIDAVRREVMALDKNLTPTQFTTMENRWLDFSAETRFYTIILNAFGLSALLLAAVGIYGIVAYSISQRTHEFGVRMALGAEAHQIFRLVAGEGMRWVVVGVAVGSFGALALSRYLSSMLFEVSSSDALTFGTSVLLLAGVAFFACYKPARRATKLDPWTVLRID
- a CDS encoding energy transducer TonB yields the protein MTPMIDICLFVFLLQTPDAGVSRIDDKEMQQRIVKTVDCFISEEEVKKALLEKKGENNFTRSVSIEVVVDKAGKVESAKLVRGNPIQEKAAIECVKQWVFRAVGQRYKGNVIVIFKPKVSKATSIHFDLQPRLTLHGARDGLANMRIRPQSPVSPS
- a CDS encoding ABC transporter permease, producing MLASIRALMWRISHLHRRTKSEATLDGELKFHLQMEIEENLRQGMSPEEARRQALIALGGLEQTREACRQACGIRWATELWQDLRYGSRMMLNNPGFNTVAILTLALGIGANTAIFTVVNTLLLRPLPYHDPDRLVWVTENESLPKSEMIPGPHFFEWRARSKALEQIAAFGGGTVTLSGAGDSERLDCGKVTASFFETLGVQPLAGRFFAAEEDLPDRNRVVVISRGLWQRRFNSDANIVGRTIRLDDDSYQIVGVLPGDFRFSTPFELWSPLALDPQDEGPKHGIHSLSVIARLRPGVTEQLAQRELEAIRSHFEKITQWGIHFSGEVRVISLHEKLVKNVRRLALLLWGAVGLIMLIACANVTNLLLSHAAVREKELAVRAALGAGRLRLVRQMLTESSLLSCCGGACGLLIAYALVRVLAAVAALPMFGEISRLVVIAVDSRSLCFTLLISVLTGLLISVVPALQLSRPDLQPYLNKGGWRGACSTGMMRQVLMSVEVATAVVLLLVGGLLMRSFVKLLDVNPGFKVEGLLTARISLPYTRYPDRGRRAQFLQQVLQRVSTLPGVQSAGTTNRLPTTASLFAGYLHVEGRPVTTEQQATPVPIGLVSPGYFATMGIPLRAGRAFTDSDDASAPRVVILSESLAQWLFAAENPIGKRVWVPGPGKGTPTVVGVVADVRSQGLDREVRPEVYVPYLQNSMYVTTFVIRTRVNPLSLASAVRSLIQAADPELPLYDVSTMEQRLADSIAPHRLNLLLLGVFALLALLLAAMGVYGVISYLVAQRTHEVGIRVALGARPGNVINMFLLQALGWIIIGVAIGTGVGLAFARFMSALLFEVSPTDPATFAGCTGLLTAVALLACYLPARRAAHLDPIKALRCE